The Anabaena sp. WA102 genome contains a region encoding:
- the thiD gene encoding bifunctional hydroxymethylpyrimidine kinase/phosphomethylpyrimidine kinase: protein MTINKTFVPVALTIAGSDSGGGAGIQTDLRTFAFHCVHGTSAITCITAQNTVGVSRVDAIAPQSIIAQIQAVVEDIGVQAAKTGMLLNQEIILAVAQQITAYKIENLVVDPVMVSRTRAQLIDDDAIQTLRNTLIPLAAIITPNRYEAQILSGLEITSLADMQAAAEIIHRELGVKAVLVKGGGMYGNLRGVDVWFDGEQLEILTTKQVETKNTHGTGCTLSAAIAANLALGKDLWTSVQIAKEYVTNALTYSLDIGKGQGPVGHFFPLLIK from the coding sequence ATGACAATAAACAAAACTTTCGTGCCTGTGGCTTTAACTATTGCTGGTTCTGATAGTGGTGGGGGTGCAGGAATTCAAACTGATTTACGGACTTTTGCTTTTCACTGTGTTCACGGAACAAGTGCTATTACCTGCATTACAGCCCAAAATACTGTGGGAGTTAGTAGGGTTGATGCGATCGCTCCCCAGTCTATTATCGCTCAAATTCAGGCGGTTGTAGAGGACATTGGTGTACAGGCTGCAAAAACGGGAATGTTACTCAATCAAGAAATTATTTTGGCTGTAGCCCAGCAAATAACAGCTTATAAAATTGAGAATCTAGTGGTTGATCCTGTGATGGTATCACGCACAAGAGCGCAATTAATTGATGATGATGCCATACAAACCCTGCGGAATACTCTAATTCCCTTAGCAGCTATTATTACCCCAAATCGTTATGAAGCGCAGATTTTAAGCGGGTTAGAAATTACTTCTTTAGCAGATATGCAAGCAGCAGCGGAAATTATCCACAGGGAATTGGGAGTTAAGGCTGTTTTAGTCAAGGGTGGGGGAATGTATGGGAATTTGCGGGGTGTTGATGTTTGGTTTGATGGGGAACAATTGGAGATTTTGACAACGAAACAGGTAGAGACAAAAAATACTCATGGTACAGGTTGTACTCTATCAGCGGCGATCGCTGCTAATCTAGCTTTAGGTAAAGACCTATGGACATCAGTGCAAATAGCCAAGGAATATGTGACAAATGCCCTTACCTATTCCTTAGATATTGGCAAAGGACAAGGACCAGTGGGACACTTTTTCCCATTATTGATCAAATAA